From the Clarias gariepinus isolate MV-2021 ecotype Netherlands chromosome 3, CGAR_prim_01v2, whole genome shotgun sequence genome, one window contains:
- the ppan gene encoding suppressor of SWI4 1 homolog, translating into MGKSKTKNQKKARVTANHLSGETYGSVPHSFVFHRGQIGKSVEQLMMDMRRVMEPYTAQSLKVRKKNVLKDFVTAAGPLGVSHFLIFTKTETSVNLRLARLPKGPTVHFQVTKYTLIKDVISSLKRHRMHEQQFTHHPLLVLNNFGLEGMHIKLMATMLQNMFPSINVYKVNLNDIKRCVLVNYDPASQEIEFRHYSLKVVPVGMSKGVKKLLQEKFPNMSKLEDISELLLKGVNLSESEAELDGEHNVTELPQVYSGRGNMRSQQSAVRLTEIGPRMTLQLVKIVEGMGEGNVLYHSIVTKSEKEIQEILKRKEARLKEKAERRTKQEQNIAQKKEKRDENKKRSLEGMKRKQHQDGEVSDDSEVEDPGMQGDQPEAEESEDEAEYYRQAVGEEPDEDMFPTAKRKHGPGKSPMPFKKRKLSMSKAAGEGKSRSRPMGKPSFGAKNFAGKRFGGKNAGKITSGNKGFKAAKTGVTGRFGKSKGGKSFGGNKRRRFGEKTSRAQSSKGKGQRPKTSSAFKGGPRGGQTKKDFKKKKEKRCVLVKLKVRMNSSRCNNTFSKELLPPIYGVEMCVALMGNILALWLLVTKERKNWHTGVVFSCNLVISDIFYALTLPLLIHAYARERKWVFGVAVCKIERFLFICNLYASIYFIMCISVNRYLAIVHPYFTRRHIRPKHAKITSLLVWIVVAGLASPILYYSGIEKGKDKCSLFADREHKNKRFSYMVFIAILGCFIPFLATFASYFGVLWVVCKNANITSLEKKKVALIVGVVCVLYTVSFVPYNILQILNFNGQKNCYINNMFQVSKALACLNMCLHPILYMAVFDSIRALCCRRCSNRSNVQSTVSEQL; encoded by the exons ATGGGGAAAAGTAAG ACTAAAAACCAGAAGAAGGCACGTGTCACAGCAAATCATTTGTCTGGTGAGACGTATGGAAGCGTACCACACTCCTTCGTCTTTCACCGTGGCCAGATTGGGAAGAGTGTGGAACAGCTGATGATGGACATGCGGCGTGTCATGGAGCCGTACACCGCGCAGTCCTTGAAG gtccgaaaaaaaaacgttttaaaagattttgtgaCTGCAGCAGGACCACTGGGAGTCTCACACTTTCTCATCTTCACCAAAACCGAGACCAGTGTTAATTTG AGACTGGCACGACTTCCTAAAGGCCCCACTGTCCATTTCCAGGTTACTAAG tATACGCTCATCAAGGATGTCATCTCGTCATTAAAAAGGCACAGGAtgcatgagcagcagtttaCTCATCACCCACTGCTGGTGCTGAATAATTTCGGCTTAGAGGGCATGCACATCAAACTGATGGCCACCATGTTACAGAACATGTTCCCCTCTATCAATGTGTACAAG GTCAACCTGAACGACATAAAGAGGTGTGTGTTGGTGAACTACGATCCTGCATCTCAGGAAATAGAGTTTCGGCATTA TAGTCTAAAGGTGGTTCCTGTAGGCATGAGCAAAGGTGTGAAGAAGCTCTTGCAGGAGAAGTTCCCTAACATGAGCAAACTAGAAGACATCAGTGAGCTGCTTCTAAA GGGTGTAAACCTTTCAGAGAGCGAAGCAGAGCTGGATGGCGAGCACAACGTCACCGAGCTGCCTCAGGTGTACTCGGGTCGCGGGAACATGAGGTCACAGCAGAGTGCCGTCCGACTTACCGAG ATTGGCCCCAGAATGACCCTGCAGCTGGTGAAGATTGTAGAAGGCATGGGAGAGGGGAACGTGCTTTATCATTCTATTG tAACGAAGAGCGAAAAGGAGATTCAGGAGATCCTGAAGAGGAAGGAGGCCCGACTGAAGGAGAAAGCAGAACGCAGGACTAAACAGGAGCAGAACATAGCCCAGAAGAAAGAGAAGCGAGATGAGAACAA aAAAAGGAGCCTGGAGGgcatgaaaagaaaacaacatcaGGATGGTGAAGTGTCTGATGACAGTGAGGTGGAGGATCCTGGGATGCAGGGGGACCAGCCTGAGGCAGAGGAGTCTGAAGACGAGGCAGAGTATTACAGACAGGCCGTCGGAGAGGAACCTGATGAAG ACATGTTTCCCACCGCAAAGAGGAAGCATGGCCCAGGCAAGTCCCCCATGCCCTTTAAGAAGAGGAAACTGTCCATGTCAAAAGCTGCTGGTGAAGGAAAATCAAGATCCAGACCTATGGGCAAGCCTTCATTTGGTGCTAAAAACTTTGCTGGTAAAAGGTTTGGCGGGAAGAACGCAGGTAAAATCACATCAGGAAACAAAGGATTTAAAGCGGCAAAAACGGGGGTCACTGGTCGGTTTGGGAAAAGTAAAGGAGGAAAGAGTTTTGGAGGAAACAAAAGGAGAAGGTTTGGGGAAAAGACAAGTAGGGCACAAAGTTCAAAGGGGAAAGGACAACGACCAAAAACCAGCTCTGCATTTAAAGGGGGCCCAAGGGGTGGACAAACCAAAAAGGACttcaagaagaagaaagagaaaagat gTGTCTTGGTGAAATTGAAGGTAAGGATGAACAGCAGCAGATGTAACAATACATTTTCAAAGGAATTGTTACCTCCCATTTATGGTGTGGAGATGTGTGTGGCACTGATGGGGAACATACTGGCACTGTGGCTGCTTGTGACTAAGGAGAGGAAAAACTGGCACACAGGAGTGGTGTTCTCGTGCAACCTGGTCATCAGTGACATTTTTTATGCCCTAACTCTACCACTTCTTATCCACGCCTATGCAAGAGAACGAAAATGGGTATTTGGAGTTGCGGTCTGCAAAATAGAGCGGTTCCTTTTCATATGCAACCTCTATGCCAGCATTTACTTCATCATGTGCATCAGTGTTAATAGATACCTGGCCATCGTTCATCCCTACTTTACACGCAGACATATTCGCCCAAAACATGCCAAGatcaccagtttgctggtgtgGATCGTGGTGGCAGGCCTGGCATCTCCAATCCTCTACTACTCAGGTATAGAAAAAGGCAAAGACAAATGTTCCTTATTTGCAGACAGAGAACATAAGAACAAAAGGTTTTCGTACATGGTATTTATTGCTATTTTAGGCTGTTTTATCCCATTTTTGGCTACGTTTGCATCCTATTTTGGTGTTTTGTGGGTGGTCTGTAAAAATGCAAATATCACCTCATTGGAGAAGAAAAAAGTAGCTCTGATTGTGGGTGTGGTCTGCGTTCTGTACACCGTGTCTTTTGTCCCCTATAACATCCTGCAAATACTGAACTTTAACGGTCAAAAGAattgttacataaataatatgTTTCAAGTGTCAAAGGCATTAGCCTGTCTGAACATGTGCCTCCATCCCATCCTGTATATGGCTGTATTTGACAGTATCAGGGCGTTGTGCTGTAGAAGGTGCTCAAATAGATCAAATGTACAAAGCACAGTTTCAGAAcaactataa
- the p2ry11 gene encoding P2Y purinoceptor 11 yields the protein MTANISSTSSAKAFSKDVLPPIYGVEMCVALVGNLLALGLIVTKERKNWHTGVVFTCNLVISDILYALTLPLLVDYYARDRNWTFGEAACKLERFLFTCNLYASIYFIMCISVNRYLGIVHPFFTRTYVQTKHAKIISLMVWIVVAGLASPILYYSGVSKTRCSLFADSASKSKKFMFRVFMAVIGCLVPFLATFASYFGVIWVVFKNENITLLEKKKVALMVCTVCVLYAVSFVPYHSLQILHFKLKAEGIANYYVRNGYQVSKALACLNMCLHPILYMAVFDSIRALCCRKCSKESN from the coding sequence ATGACAGCAAACATCAGCAGCACCAGTTCTGCCAAGGCATTTTCAAAGGATGTGTTACCTCCCATTTATGGGGTGGAGATGTGTGTGGCACTGGTGGGGAATTTACTAGCACTAGGGCTGATTGTGACTAAGGAGAGGAAGAACTGGCACACAGGAGTCGTGTTCACCTGCAACCTGGTCATCAGTGACATCCTGTATGCCCTCACTCTGCCCCTGCTTGTTGACTACTACGCAAGAGACCGGAATTGGACATTTGGTGAAGCTGCCTGCAAACTAGAGCGCTTCCTCTTCACCTGCAACCTCTACGCCAGCATTTACTTCATCATGTGTATCAGTGTTAATAGATACCTGGGCATTGTTCATCCCTTCTTTACACGCACCTATGTACAAACGAAACATGCCAAGATCATTAGTTTGATGGTGTGGATCGTTGTGGCAGGCCTGGCATCTCCAATCCTCTACTATTCAGGTGTATCCAAAACCAGATGTTCTTTATTCGCAGACTCTgcatctaaatctaaaaagtttATGTTCAGGGTGTTCATGGCTGTTATAGGTTGCTTGGTTCCATTTTTGGCTACATTTGCATCCTATTTTGGTGTCATTTGGGTggtttttaaaaatgagaaTATCACATTACTGGAGAAGAAAAAAGTGGCTCTGATGGTGTGTACGGTCTGTGTCTTGTATGCCGTGTCTTTTGTACCTTATCACTCCTTGCAAATATTGCACTTTAAACTGAAGGCAGAAGGAATTGCCAACTATTATGTGCGTAATGGATACCAAGTGTCAAAAGCATTAGCCTGCCTGAACATGTGCCTCCACCCCATCCTCTATATGGCTGTGTTTGACAGTATCAGGGCTCTGTGCTGTAGAAAATGCTCAAAAGAATCAAATTAA
- the angptl6 gene encoding angiopoietin-related protein 6, translated as MMETNKRRVLSLLLIVVWLLKFGLICGSNASHTDTSGSEGAPKRPSRSSEPKAGRCSYTFIVPQQKLKGALCVSTETARANGSETADLRAQLNNQQEQLERLRVRLEQEGALASEVNTLRRESSTMNARITQMYAQLLHEILNKQEQAVEQRRLEELLLNTTLQVLQISNSYRELERKYEALTSLVNNHSQLMTQFEKRCQISKPEQEAESSALGQSSSGPKHEGKNIQRDQSASLQQKQELQEMHGLLTTDADLHTNAPFISFPATKSPGPWQDCQHVLDSGESTSGIYLLRPRNNNRLFQAWCDQNRAQGGWTVIQRRLDGSVNFFRNWDQYKQGFGNLDGEYWLGLENLYWLTTQTSYKLRVHMEDWQGRHAFAEYDSFYIEPESDWYRLRLGSYQGTAGDSLSWHSNKAFTTLDRDKDAYSGNCAHFQKGGWWYHMCAHSNLNGVWYRGGHYRSRYQDGVYWAEFHGGSYSLKRVTMMVKPIQNIQLLVK; from the exons aTGATGGAGACAAATAAAAGACGTGTGCTGTCTCTTCTCCTGATTGTAGTGTGGTTGCTAAAGTTTGGCCTAATCTGTGGTAGCAATGCATCTCATACTGACACCTCGGGGAGCGAAGGGGCTCCGAAACGTCCGTCACGCTCTTCTGAGCCCAAAGCTGGCCGTTGCTCATACACGTTCATCGTTCCCCAGCAGAAGCTCAAGGGTGCCCTGTGTGTGAGCACCGAGACTGCACGGGCCAATGGGTCTGAGACCGCCGACCTGCGTGCTCAACTCAATAACCAACAGGAGCAGCTGGAAAGGTTGCGTGTACGCCTGGAACAGGAGGGCGCGTTGGCAAGCGAGGTGAACACCCTGCGCAGAGAGAGCAGCACAATGAACGCCCGGATAACCCAGATGTACGCCCAGCTGCTCCATGAAATCCTTAACAAGCAGGAGCAGGCAGTAGAGCAGCGGCGTCTGGAGGAGCTGCTCCTGAATACCACATTGCAG GTGCTGCAGATATCCAACAGTTACAGAGAGCTGGAGAGGAAGTACGAGGCACTTACGTCTCTGGTGAACAACCACAGTCAGCTAATGACGCAGTTTGAGAAAAGGTGTCAGATCAGCAAACCAGAGCAG GAGGCCGAATCATCAGCGCTCGGTCAGTCCAGCTCCGGGCCTAAACACGAGGGCAAGAACATTCAGCGAGACCAAAGCGCCTCACTGCAACAGAAACAAGAGCTGCAGGAGATGCATGGACTTCTCACCACAGACGCAGATCTCCATACAAACGCACCGTTCATCAGTTTCCCTGCCACTAAATCACCAG GGCCATGGCAGGACTGCCAGCATGTTCTGGACTCAGGAGAAAGCACCAGTGGCATCTACCTGCTGCGTCCACGCAACAACAACCGTCTGTTCCAGGCATGGTGTGACCAGAACCGTGCTCAGGGAGGCTGGACCGTCATCCAGAGAAGACTAGACGGCTCTGTCAACTTCTTCAGGAACTGGGATCAGTACAAG CAAGGTTTTGGGAATCTGGATGGTGAGTACTGGTTAGGTCTGGAGAATCTCTACTGGCTGACAACACAGACTTCCTACAAGCTCCGAGTGCACATGGAGGACTGGCAGGGCCGGCACGCGTTCGCAGAGTATGACAGCTTCTACATAGAGCCTGAGAGCGACTGGTATCGCCTGAGACTGGGATCCTACCAGGGCACCGCTGGTGACTCGCTCTCCTGGCACAGCAATAAAGCTTTCACCACTCTTGACCGTGACAAGGACGCCTACTCAG GTAACTGTGCTCATTTCCAGAAGGGGGGCTGGTGGTACCACATGTGTGCTCACTCAAACCTAAATGGGGTTTGGTACAGAGGAGGTCATTACCGTAGCCGCTATCAGGATGGTGTTTACTGGGCGGAGTTCCACGGAGGCTCGTACTCTCTTAAGAGGGTCACCATGATGGTGAAACCCATTCAGAACATTCAATTACTGGTGAAGTGA
- the LOC128519405 gene encoding P2Y purinoceptor 11-like has product MSENSNCSSKFQKNLLPSIYSVELGMALVMNIVTLWVLVTKKRTNWNTGVVFFCNLLISNILYALTLPFLIDYYSKGRKWDYGEAFCKIERFLFTCNLYISIYFIMCISVIRYLAIVHPFFTHEHIHLKHAKIISVFIWIYVASISSPIFYYSSVKSNRCSLVSHKDKKLIVRVFMAVIGCLVPFVVTFASYFGILMTVFKNANITPLEKKKVCLIVGLVSILYAVSFLPYHILQIWHYSLKEVGILNYYLCNGNQMGKVLACLNMCFHPILYIVV; this is encoded by the coding sequence ATGTCAGAAAACAGCAATTGTAGCAGTAAATTTCAAAAAAATCTGTTACCTTCCATCTATAGTGTGGAGTTGGGGATGGCACTGGTGATGAACATAGTAACACTGTGGGTGCTTGTCACTAAGAAGAGGACGAACTGGAACACGGGAGTGGTGTTCTTCTGTAACCTGCTCATCAGTAATATCCTTTACGCCCTCACTCTTCCCTTTCTCATTGATTACTATTCAAAAGGACGTAAATGGGACTATGGTGAAGCTTTCTGCAAAATAGAGCGCTTCTTATTTACCTGTAACCTCTACATCAGCATTTACTTCATCATGTGCATCAGCGTCATTCGATACCTTGCCATCGTGCATCCCTTCTTCACACATGAGCACATTCACTTAAAGCATGCCAAGATCATCAGCGTGTTCATCTGGATCTATGTGGCAAGCATTTCATCTCCAATCTTCTACTATTCAAGTGTTAAATCGAATAGATGTTCATTAGTTtcacacaaagataaaaaactTATAGTTAGGGTGTTTATGGCTGTTATTGGCTGCTTGGTTCCATTTGTGGTTACCTTTGCATCATATTTTGGAATACTAatgacagtttttaaaaatgcaaatatcaCCCCActagaaaagaaaaaggtgtGTCTGATTGTGGGTTTAGTCAGCATCCTGTATGCTGTGTCTTTTTTACCCTATCACATTCTGCAAATATGGCACTATTCACTGAAGGAAGTAGgaattcttaattattatttgtgtaATGGAAATCAAATGGGAAAAGTCCTAGCCTGCCTTAACATGTGCTTTCATCCAATCCTGTACATAGTTGTTTGA
- the LOC128519472 gene encoding intercellular adhesion molecule 2-like isoform X1 produces MLYLTQLTGLILITLSNGGCPLEIRPGKLVVEFGASVSANCSTNTTHHGMGWEASQGAVDLQENVQSVIWRVDHLTHWDIQPICFIIKAWEQRLMALPVTVYKRPDQVSISTVDHTEPMIEGRQYKLLCDVQNVAPVHLLTVNWYKGHHFVKRESVSGENKFPVNVNVTLQISLSKDDDGVQYRCEAGLNLGPEGPQRPPIVTSDPLNITVHYDPEIEAGKATEVVMEGEAVSLICTAGGNPEPEVTWSFHSQTKATGRRKTTFTIWNTTLADDGVYTCTATNELGSDTRTVSVQVISFKQCSVLRHSLTNFLTTVCIL; encoded by the exons ATGCTGTATCTTACACAGCTTACAGGCTTGATCCTTATCACACTCAGTAATGGCG GTTGTCCCCTTGAAATACGGCCTGGTAAATTAGTGGTGGAGTTTGGTGCTTCAGTCTCAGCTAActgttccacaaacaccacacaccATGGCATGGGCTGGGAGGCATCACAGGGAGCAGTGGACCTGCAAGAAAATGTCCAGTCCGTCATTTGGCGGGTAGACCATCTCACACACTGGGACATACAACCAATCTGCTTCATCATAAAAGCATGGGAGCAGCGTTTAATGGCGCTTCCAGTTACTGTTTACA AGCGTCCAGACCAGGTATCTATCAGCACCGTGGATCACACAGAGCCGATGATTGAAGGCAGACAATACAAGCTCCTATGTGATGTTCAAAATGTCGCTCCTGTTCATCTTCTCACTGTAAACTGGTACAAAGGACACCATTTTGTGAAAAGAGAAAGCGTTTCTGGTGAAAACAAATTTCctgttaatgtaaatgtgacACTTCAGATCTCACTAAGCAAAGATGATGATGGAGTTCAGTACAGATGTGAGGCAGGACTGAACCTGGGACCAGAAGGACCGCAACGTCCTCCTATAGTGACATCAGATCCTCTAAACATCACAGTACACT ATGATCCAGAAATTGAGGCCGGCAAGGCCACAGAAGTTGTGATGGAAGGTGAAGCCGTGTCTCTAATCTGCACTGCTGGGGGAAATCCAGAACCTGAAGTGACATGGAGCTTTCATAGTCAAACTAAGGCCACTGGAAGGCGGAAAACCACATTCACAATTTGGAACACCACACTTGCTGATGATGGTGTATATACATGCACTGCTACCAATGAGCTCGGGAGTGACACAAGGACAGTCTCAGTGCAG GTAATCAGCTTCAAGCAATGTTCTGTGTTAAGGCATAGCTTAACAAATTTCTTAACAACGGTATGCATTTTGTAA
- the LOC128519472 gene encoding cell adhesion molecule 4-like isoform X2: MLYLTQLTGLILITLSNGGCPLEIRPGKLVVEFGASVSANCSTNTTHHGMGWEASQGAVDLQENVQSVIWRVDHLTHWDIQPICFIIKAWEQRLMALPVTVYKRPDQVSISTVDHTEPMIEGRQYKLLCDVQNVAPVHLLTVNWYKGHHFVKRESVSGENKFPVNVNVTLQISLSKDDDGVQYRCEAGLNLGPEGPQRPPIVTSDPLNITVHYDPEIEAGKATEVVMEGEAVSLICTAGGNPEPEVTWSFHSQTKATGRRKTTFTIWNTTLADDGVYTCTATNELGSDTRTVSVQVQGNQLQAMFCVKA; encoded by the exons ATGCTGTATCTTACACAGCTTACAGGCTTGATCCTTATCACACTCAGTAATGGCG GTTGTCCCCTTGAAATACGGCCTGGTAAATTAGTGGTGGAGTTTGGTGCTTCAGTCTCAGCTAActgttccacaaacaccacacaccATGGCATGGGCTGGGAGGCATCACAGGGAGCAGTGGACCTGCAAGAAAATGTCCAGTCCGTCATTTGGCGGGTAGACCATCTCACACACTGGGACATACAACCAATCTGCTTCATCATAAAAGCATGGGAGCAGCGTTTAATGGCGCTTCCAGTTACTGTTTACA AGCGTCCAGACCAGGTATCTATCAGCACCGTGGATCACACAGAGCCGATGATTGAAGGCAGACAATACAAGCTCCTATGTGATGTTCAAAATGTCGCTCCTGTTCATCTTCTCACTGTAAACTGGTACAAAGGACACCATTTTGTGAAAAGAGAAAGCGTTTCTGGTGAAAACAAATTTCctgttaatgtaaatgtgacACTTCAGATCTCACTAAGCAAAGATGATGATGGAGTTCAGTACAGATGTGAGGCAGGACTGAACCTGGGACCAGAAGGACCGCAACGTCCTCCTATAGTGACATCAGATCCTCTAAACATCACAGTACACT ATGATCCAGAAATTGAGGCCGGCAAGGCCACAGAAGTTGTGATGGAAGGTGAAGCCGTGTCTCTAATCTGCACTGCTGGGGGAAATCCAGAACCTGAAGTGACATGGAGCTTTCATAGTCAAACTAAGGCCACTGGAAGGCGGAAAACCACATTCACAATTTGGAACACCACACTTGCTGATGATGGTGTATATACATGCACTGCTACCAATGAGCTCGGGAGTGACACAAGGACAGTCTCAGTGCAGGTACAAG GTAATCAGCTTCAAGCAATGTTCTGTGTTAAGGCATAG